One region of Armigeres subalbatus isolate Guangzhou_Male chromosome 3, GZ_Asu_2, whole genome shotgun sequence genomic DNA includes:
- the LOC134227713 gene encoding regulator of telomere elongation helicase 1 homolog, translating to MQEMRNTSYSHKKERACPFFLSKEIIESADILSMPYNYLLDPMMRKANNLELPNTIIIPDEAHNVEKTCEESASMQIRPTDKACIDIIKYVDYEGDGPLGGYNEAKKNFTIDDLALLKEMQLERTGTCIFEIFDNITSKEVITYHVVAHLLNNIIQYIATITEMKNLCVCVAVDFRFWRKRNVKHTDGWTASKHLFPSVKANANVKRH from the exons ATGCAGGAGATGAGAAATACGAGCTACAGTCATAAAAAGGAGCGTGCATGTCCCTTCTTCCTATCCAAGGAGATAATCGAGAGCGCGGATATACTCTCCATGCCGTATAATTATTTGCTGGACCCGATGATGCGCAAGGCGAACAATTTGGAGCTCCCGAACACGATTATCATTCCGGACGAGGCTCACAATGTGGAGAAAACGTGCGAAGAATCGGCGTCGATGCAAATTCGACCGACGGACAAAGCGTGCATTGATATTATTAAATACGTCGATTATGAAGGTGATGGACCACTTGGTGGCTATAACGAAGCGAAGAAAAATTTCACTATCGATGATTTGGCGCTACTGAAAGAGATGCAATTGGAAAGAACGGGAACATGTATTTTCGAAATATTCGATAATATAAC ATCAAAGGAGGTGATTACCTACCATGTCGTTGCTCACCTGTTGAACAATATTATCCAGTACATTGCTACCATAACGGAGATGAAGAACTTGTGCGTGTGCGTGGCGGTGGATTTCAGATTCTGGCGGAAGCGCAATGTAAAGCATACAGATGGATGGACAGCGTCCAAACATTTGTTTCCATCGGTCAAAGCTAATGCGAACGTTAAGAGGCACTAA